One Ranitomeya variabilis isolate aRanVar5 chromosome 5, aRanVar5.hap1, whole genome shotgun sequence DNA window includes the following coding sequences:
- the DNAJB1 gene encoding dnaJ homolog subfamily B member 1 has product MGKDYYKTLGLSKGASEEDLKKAYRKQALKYHPDKNKDPGAEERFKEIAEAYDVLSDPKKREIFDKFGEEGLKGTPGGGSGGPNGPSYSYSFHGDPHAMFAEFFRGRNPFDSFFGRGDDEMETDDPFSGFGMGGFGHLGGFPRAAPGQREVIPKKPDPPVIRELPVSLEEIYTGCTKKMKISHKRLGPDGRSVHTEDKILTIQVKKGWKEGTKITFPKEGDETPNNIPADIVFVLKDKPHSVFKRDSSNLIYTSKISLREALCGYSITVPTLDGRNIPLVSKDIVNPGTKRKIHGEGLPLPKAPEQRGDLVVEFDIRFPERLPASSRETLERVLPA; this is encoded by the exons ATGGGTAAAGATTATTACAAGACCCTTGGGTTGTCCAAGGGGGCATCGGAGGAAGACCTCAAGAAGGCGTACAGGAAACAAGCCCTGAAATATCACCCTGATAAAAACAAGGATCCGGGGGCGGAGGAGCGCTTTAAGGAGATCGCCGAGGCCTACGATGTGCTGAGCGACCCCAAGAAGAGGGAGATATTCGACAAGTTTGGAGAGGAGG gtctTAAAGGAACCCCAGGTGGAGGAAGTGGTGGTCCCAACGGTCCTTCCTACAGCTACTCCTTCCATGGAGATCCTCACGCCATGTTTGCAGAGTTCTTTAGAGGTCGTAACCCATTTGATTCCTTTTTTGGAAGAGGAGATGATGAGATGGAGACAGATGACCCTTTCTCCGGTTTCGGCATGGGCGGCTTTGGTCATTTAGGTGGCTTCCCCAGGGCTGCCCCTGGACAGCGTGAGGTAATCCCCAAGAAGCCAGACCCTCCAGTGATCAGGGAACTTCCAGTTTCTCTAGAAGAAATCTATACGGGctgcaccaagaagatgaagatttcTCACAAACGATTGGGTCCGGATGGAAGGAGCGTACACACAGAGGACAAGATCCTCACCATCCAGGTGAAGAAGGGCTGGAAGGAGGGCACCAAGATCACTTTCCCCAAGGAAGGCGATGAGACTCCTAACAACATCCCAGCAGATATTGTGTTTGTGTTGAAGGACAAACCTCATTCAGTGTTCAAGAGAGATTCATCGAATTTGATCTACACATCAAAGATCAGCCTACGAGAG GCTCTCTGTGGATACTCCATCACCGTCCCGACCCTCGACGGTCGCAACATTCCACTTGTCAGCAAAGACATCGTCAACCCAGGGACGAAGCGCAAGATTCACGGAGAAGGACTTCCACTCCCTAAGGCTCCTGAACAGCGGGGGGATCTTGTAGTAGAGTTTGATATTCGCTTCCCCGAACGTCTGCCTGCATCTTCTCGGGAAACACTAGAACGGGTGCTGCCTGCCTAA